Proteins found in one Methanomicrobia archaeon genomic segment:
- a CDS encoding iron-containing alcohol dehydrogenase → MGMMMYAVQLPKRVVFGGGMEEKIGAEAKGLGATKALIVTDETMQRLGLCGRVETPLKEVVEVDIFDAVASEPTLDDAELVASAARADYDMIVGVGGGSVLDMAKVAAAAAANPEQQASDFLGANKIAKPSVPKIFIPTTAGTGAEATPFALVIVEGKKKAIASPYNLADVVFIDAAFTATMPPRITASTGMDALSHAVEAFLSLGANPLTDSFALEAIRKITDNLEEAFVHGDNLDARLKLSLAAMLAGMAFGNAGVIAGHAIAHTLGARYKIPHSVSAALALPYVMAYNAPAVKEKLAKVARELGEPGLSEEEAASWTVARVKSLLEKLDLPTGLSDVDVPKEDLPALADAVVKEKGYLARNPRAVELEDAVKILEGMR, encoded by the coding sequence ATGGGAATGATGATGTATGCGGTTCAACTGCCAAAGCGGGTTGTCTTTGGTGGTGGGATGGAGGAGAAGATAGGAGCGGAGGCGAAAGGATTAGGTGCAACCAAGGCGCTCATCGTTACCGATGAGACGATGCAAAGACTTGGTCTGTGTGGAAGGGTGGAAACGCCGTTAAAAGAGGTTGTGGAGGTTGACATTTTCGATGCAGTCGCGTCAGAACCGACGTTAGACGATGCGGAATTGGTTGCCAGCGCAGCAAGGGCGGATTACGACATGATTGTGGGCGTTGGAGGCGGAAGCGTGCTGGATATGGCGAAAGTCGCTGCGGCTGCGGCGGCGAACCCAGAGCAGCAAGCGAGCGATTTTTTGGGTGCCAATAAGATTGCCAAGCCCAGCGTTCCGAAGATTTTTATTCCCACAACTGCAGGTACCGGTGCCGAAGCTACACCGTTCGCGCTCGTCATTGTGGAGGGTAAGAAGAAAGCGATAGCGAGCCCGTATAATCTCGCTGATGTCGTGTTTATCGATGCCGCGTTCACCGCGACCATGCCGCCCAGAATAACCGCTTCGACGGGCATGGATGCCTTGAGTCACGCGGTAGAAGCGTTCCTCTCACTGGGCGCGAACCCGTTAACCGACTCGTTTGCGTTGGAAGCAATACGGAAGATCACGGACAATTTAGAAGAAGCATTCGTGCACGGTGATAATCTGGATGCGCGTTTGAAGCTCTCGTTAGCAGCGATGCTCGCAGGTATGGCGTTTGGCAATGCGGGCGTCATCGCGGGTCACGCAATCGCGCATACGCTCGGAGCACGGTACAAAATCCCGCACAGCGTATCTGCCGCACTCGCTTTGCCCTATGTGATGGCGTATAATGCACCCGCGGTAAAGGAGAAGCTGGCGAAAGTTGCACGAGAGCTGGGCGAGCCAGGGCTGTCCGAAGAAGAAGCTGCTTCATGGACTGTTGCACGTGTTAAGAGCCTGCTAGAGAAGCTTGACCTGCCAACGGGACTTTCAGATGTAGACGTGCCGAAGGAAGATCTGCCTGCACTGGCCGACGCGGTGGTAAAGGAAAAGGGCTACTTAGCGCGCAATCCACGCGCAGTCGAGCTTGAAGACGCGGTAAAAATCCTCGAAGGGATGAGATGA
- a CDS encoding preprotein translocase subunit SecD — MNGNGLLKDIRVIALILTVLVALVLIYAYPAPPADAGINGNLRYGLDLVGGSWLQLKLEGTVAGIDAPISAPEVADFLEQELNAEVVYYKGEDVSVYEIRKSVSKDELVNVLQEIGGSLVTRVDGTDFFEEGVTQETRDETRRIIDVKLNLLGLADTNIRTVGNNFILVDLAGVDIGTAKAIVGKPGKFEIRIQTAGIGSDLEQGMRFEEIENITAHVVFGSEGIESKSVGTMPVRESENSPWGAAFTLTEKGATALQEAALEYGATDNPTDHELAMLLDDVVIYSAPLSPELAQDLKTKPAYALRAETGVENEGFERAKELIIHLKAGVLPVNVEIIGSGEVPAYLGAKFKEGSLIAGFAALLLVALVVFLRYQEGKIVLPLFFTLLSEVILILGFAAAINWQLDLPSIAGIIAVIGTGVDQLVIISDEVISGGRSSVSMYRKRISFAFGIIFASAATTIVAMLALALLALGTLRGFAIVTIVGLVIGIFITRPAYARMIEELL; from the coding sequence ATGAATGGGAATGGATTGTTAAAGGATATACGAGTAATTGCGTTGATTTTAACCGTTTTAGTGGCTTTGGTTCTCATTTATGCTTATCCTGCGCCACCTGCCGATGCAGGTATCAACGGTAATTTGCGATACGGCTTGGATTTGGTAGGCGGGTCCTGGCTGCAGTTGAAATTAGAAGGTACGGTCGCAGGTATAGACGCACCGATAAGTGCGCCCGAAGTGGCCGATTTCCTTGAGCAGGAGCTGAATGCCGAGGTGGTTTATTACAAAGGTGAAGATGTCTCGGTCTATGAGATACGGAAGAGCGTCTCGAAGGATGAGCTCGTGAACGTTTTGCAGGAGATAGGCGGCAGTTTAGTGACGAGGGTGGATGGCACGGACTTCTTTGAAGAGGGCGTAACACAAGAGACGCGCGACGAGACACGGCGAATAATAGACGTCAAGCTCAATTTGCTCGGCTTAGCGGATACGAACATACGAACGGTAGGTAACAATTTCATTCTTGTTGATCTCGCGGGTGTGGACATCGGAACGGCAAAGGCTATAGTAGGCAAGCCGGGAAAGTTCGAGATACGGATCCAGACGGCGGGCATCGGGAGCGACTTAGAGCAAGGAATGCGATTCGAGGAGATTGAGAATATCACGGCACATGTCGTCTTTGGCAGCGAAGGTATCGAGAGCAAGAGCGTCGGGACAATGCCCGTGCGAGAGAGCGAAAATTCACCATGGGGCGCTGCTTTTACGCTGACCGAAAAGGGGGCGACCGCATTACAAGAGGCCGCACTGGAATACGGCGCAACCGATAACCCAACCGACCACGAGCTCGCGATGCTGCTTGACGATGTGGTGATTTACAGCGCGCCGTTATCGCCTGAATTGGCGCAGGACTTAAAGACGAAGCCGGCGTACGCATTACGTGCGGAAACGGGGGTAGAAAACGAAGGATTCGAACGAGCGAAAGAGCTCATTATCCACTTAAAAGCGGGCGTGCTGCCGGTAAACGTGGAAATAATCGGTTCCGGAGAAGTGCCTGCGTATCTGGGCGCGAAATTCAAGGAGGGATCATTAATTGCGGGCTTTGCTGCGCTCCTGCTCGTTGCACTTGTTGTCTTCCTGCGCTATCAGGAAGGAAAGATCGTTTTACCGCTCTTTTTCACGCTGCTGAGCGAGGTGATCCTGATACTGGGCTTTGCTGCGGCGATAAACTGGCAGTTGGATTTGCCAAGCATAGCGGGAATCATCGCGGTGATCGGCACGGGCGTGGACCAGTTGGTGATCATCTCAGACGAAGTGATTTCAGGTGGCCGCTCCTCGGTGAGCATGTATCGCAAACGGATCTCATTTGCGTTCGGCATCATATTCGCTTCTGCCGCGACGACCATCGTGGCGATGCTCGCGCTTGCACTTCTGGCGCTCGGCACGCTGCGCGGTTTTGCGATCGTCACCATCGTTGGACTTGTGATCGGTATCTTTATTACGCGACCGGCATATGCGCGAATGATCGAAGAGTTACTCTAA